A portion of the Nitratidesulfovibrio termitidis HI1 genome contains these proteins:
- the trsS gene encoding radical SAM (seleno)protein TrsS encodes MTTAQGRVLARTASVCPVCLGPAPAERVAVGDTVLLVKRCPEHGEFSAPVWRGEPAFTGWVRPKIPTARRGPGTERELGCPNDCGLCPDHGQHTCTLLIEVTQRCNLRCPVCFASAGVGGQSGRQGEDAESGWNKGDARESRREDDSTLGELVARLAVLRPRAGDANIQLSGGEPTLRDDLPQLVTAVRGLGYPFVQLNTNGLRLAREAGYAARLAAAGLDSVFLQFDGPDDAATARLRGLPLHADKVRAVDACAAAGLGVVLVCTVARGVNDHCLGDIVRFGLARVPVVRGAHFQPVSFFGRYEGFGAPGGADGVAFGGAPGGAGDSAREAARITLPEVMRAVRDQTGGLIPLSHLHPPGCEHAQCSFSGTFMAHEDGRLEPAGGACCGTGGNGTRTGGISPAPIPAALGAERARAFVRRQWKAPGPPAGAGATSGNTSATPPRDDFERFLARAGRRFTVSGMAFQDAWTLDTERLRGCCIHVAAPDGRMVPFCAWNLTSADGTPLHRNGAPSGVGCAGGGEGPEGAGAAGGGPVGSAEGEGA; translated from the coding sequence ATGACAACGGCGCAAGGCCGGGTGCTGGCCCGCACCGCCAGCGTGTGCCCGGTGTGCCTTGGTCCGGCCCCGGCGGAGCGGGTGGCCGTGGGCGATACGGTGCTGCTGGTCAAACGTTGCCCGGAGCACGGCGAATTTTCCGCACCGGTGTGGCGGGGCGAGCCTGCCTTCACCGGTTGGGTGCGCCCCAAGATTCCCACGGCCCGGCGCGGTCCCGGCACGGAGCGCGAACTCGGTTGTCCCAATGATTGCGGGCTGTGCCCGGACCATGGCCAGCACACCTGCACCCTGCTGATCGAGGTGACGCAGCGCTGCAACCTGCGCTGCCCGGTGTGTTTCGCGTCAGCAGGAGTGGGGGGGCAATCGGGCAGGCAGGGTGAGGACGCGGAGAGTGGGTGGAACAAGGGTGATGCCCGGGAATCCCGCCGCGAGGACGATTCCACACTCGGTGAACTGGTTGCCCGGCTGGCCGTGCTGCGCCCGCGAGCGGGCGATGCCAACATCCAGCTTTCCGGCGGGGAACCCACCCTGCGCGACGACCTGCCGCAACTAGTCACCGCCGTGCGCGGCCTGGGCTATCCCTTCGTGCAACTGAACACCAACGGCCTGCGTCTGGCGCGCGAGGCGGGCTATGCCGCGCGCCTTGCCGCCGCCGGGCTGGATTCCGTGTTCCTGCAATTCGACGGCCCGGACGACGCGGCCACCGCGCGGCTGCGCGGCCTGCCCCTGCACGCGGACAAGGTGCGCGCGGTGGACGCCTGCGCGGCGGCGGGGCTGGGCGTGGTGCTGGTATGCACCGTGGCGCGCGGGGTTAACGACCATTGTCTGGGCGATATCGTGCGCTTTGGCCTTGCGCGGGTGCCCGTGGTGCGCGGGGCGCATTTCCAGCCGGTGAGCTTCTTTGGCCGGTACGAGGGTTTCGGCGCGCCCGGCGGTGCTGATGGCGTTGCGTTTGGTGGCGCACCCGGTGGTGCAGGGGACAGCGCGCGCGAGGCAGCCCGCATCACCCTGCCCGAGGTCATGCGCGCGGTGCGCGACCAGACCGGCGGACTGATTCCCTTGTCCCACCTGCATCCGCCGGGGTGCGAGCATGCCCAGTGCTCCTTCAGCGGCACGTTCATGGCCCACGAGGACGGCAGGCTGGAACCGGCGGGCGGGGCCTGCTGCGGGACTGGCGGGAATGGCACGAGAACGGGGGGCATCTCCCCGGCTCCCATCCCCGCCGCACTGGGAGCGGAGCGGGCGCGGGCCTTCGTGCGCCGCCAGTGGAAGGCGCCCGGTCCGCCTGCTGGCGCGGGCGCCACGAGTGGGAACACATCCGCCACGCCGCCGCGTGACGATTTCGAGCGCTTTCTGGCGCGGGCCGGGCGACGCTTCACCGTGTCCGGCATGGCCTTTCAGGATGCCTGGACCCTGGACACCGAACGGCTGCGCGGCTGCTGCATCCATGTGGCCGCGCCAGACGGGCGCATGGTGCCGTTCTGCGCGTGGAACCTGACATCGGCGGACGGCACGCCGTTGCATCGCAATGGTGCGCCGTCCGGCGTGGGATGCGCGGGAGGTGGCGAAGGTCCGGAAGGTGCTGGCGCGGCGGGCGGCGGGCCGGTCGGTTCAGCCGAAGGAGAGGGCGCATGA
- a CDS encoding pyridine nucleotide-disulfide oxidoreductase/dicluster-binding protein: protein MDQTPLRDWESRCIQEEPPRCQAACPLHVDARAFLDHVAQGRWREARGVLERTMPLPGVLARLCEAPCQAACLRDEAGGTIAVGALERACAALTVPAADPRPLPGRGLRAAVLGGGLAALTVAWDLAKKGHAVTLAGWLDDGGERGGEGGAEGAARMAAAGRLAAIPQDVLPPDALRRELDRLAGLKVRFAAPVAPTAAVLEEMRAAHGAVFLAWSPAAASALGLPDRDRCDALTLAHPDLPGVFCGGWPVEGVPRCIDEAADGRHAATSMDRHLTGVSLAAARERQGPFETRLFTSLEGVEAMPPVALPALPSAGEGVATGNGNGGGNLAPDAVAADTPYRAEAARCLQCQCLECVKVCPYLEKYGDYPKKHARRIYNNLAIVKGVHQANRFINSCSLCGLCGTVCPTGFDMAPLCHEARRTLVHDGKMPPSTHEFALDDMAFSNGPHAALLRAPAGATTCAWLFLPGCQLAASAPDRVAQAWSLLDDRLPGGTGIALRCCGAPALWAGRDDLAAAAAEELRDGWNAMGRPTLVVGCPSCATTLRTLLPDLPQTPLWVVLAEYGVSGQLATVPAALTLHDPCAARGDEPLRATVRGLLAARGVAVHEPDLTGQLTECCGYGGLMAEADPDLARTVIQRRADASDLPFVTYCAMCRDRLAEAGSPASHLLDLLLPPLPGGNPDPAAPGPHITARQENRARLRDHLLREVYGETPPGATDDIARDVALRITQDMRQVMERRRILDDDLRGAIAEAEHTGRYFINTDTGMRLACLRRVRVTHWAGYEPVTGGVESGTGGAAGGGTGDGTEAGVGGDAAPAYAIRQAYAHRMVLPQGTPAGGWKESPHEPAYLPASGNWACACGGTPRPLSVELTYLGSTFNVRLLTCPDCGQVLVDEALALGKMLEVEQLLEDK, encoded by the coding sequence ATGGACCAGACTCCGTTACGCGACTGGGAGTCGCGCTGCATACAGGAAGAACCGCCCCGCTGTCAGGCGGCGTGCCCGCTGCATGTAGATGCGCGTGCCTTTCTGGACCATGTGGCGCAAGGCCGCTGGCGCGAGGCGCGCGGCGTGCTGGAACGCACCATGCCCCTGCCCGGCGTGCTGGCCCGGCTGTGCGAGGCCCCCTGTCAGGCGGCCTGCCTGCGTGATGAAGCGGGTGGAACCATTGCCGTGGGCGCGCTGGAGCGGGCCTGCGCCGCGCTGACCGTTCCGGCGGCAGACCCACGCCCCTTGCCGGGGCGGGGGCTGCGCGCCGCCGTGCTGGGCGGCGGGCTGGCCGCGCTGACCGTGGCCTGGGATCTGGCGAAGAAGGGCCACGCGGTGACCCTGGCCGGGTGGCTGGATGACGGAGGAGAGCGTGGGGGCGAAGGTGGTGCGGAAGGTGCCGCCAGGATGGCCGCTGCTGGCCGTCTTGCAGCCATCCCCCAGGACGTGCTGCCGCCGGATGCCCTGCGCAGGGAACTGGACCGGCTGGCCGGGCTCAAGGTGCGCTTTGCCGCGCCCGTGGCCCCCACGGCGGCGGTGCTGGAAGAGATGCGCGCCGCGCACGGGGCGGTGTTTCTGGCGTGGAGCCCGGCTGCTGCCAGCGCGTTGGGCCTGCCGGACCGCGACCGGTGCGATGCGCTGACCCTGGCCCACCCCGATCTGCCCGGCGTGTTCTGCGGCGGCTGGCCCGTGGAAGGTGTACCGCGCTGCATCGACGAGGCCGCCGATGGCCGTCATGCCGCCACATCCATGGACCGTCACCTGACCGGCGTGTCGCTCGCGGCGGCCCGCGAACGGCAGGGGCCGTTCGAAACGCGCTTGTTCACCAGCCTTGAAGGTGTGGAGGCCATGCCGCCCGTGGCATTGCCCGCGCTGCCGTCCGCAGGAGAGGGGGTGGCGACAGGTAACGGCAACGGCGGGGGCAATCTTGCGCCCGATGCCGTCGCCGCTGACACCCCATACAGGGCCGAAGCGGCCCGCTGTCTGCAATGCCAGTGTCTGGAATGCGTCAAGGTGTGCCCGTATCTGGAAAAGTACGGTGACTACCCCAAGAAGCACGCCCGGCGCATCTACAACAACCTGGCCATCGTCAAGGGCGTGCATCAGGCCAACCGGTTCATCAATTCGTGCAGCCTGTGCGGGCTGTGCGGCACGGTGTGCCCCACCGGGTTCGACATGGCTCCGCTGTGCCACGAGGCGCGGCGCACCCTGGTGCATGACGGCAAGATGCCCCCGTCCACCCACGAATTCGCGCTGGACGACATGGCCTTCAGCAACGGGCCGCATGCCGCGCTGCTGCGCGCCCCGGCGGGGGCCACGACCTGCGCCTGGCTGTTCCTGCCCGGCTGCCAGCTTGCGGCGTCCGCCCCGGACAGAGTCGCGCAGGCGTGGTCCTTGTTGGACGACCGGTTGCCCGGCGGCACGGGCATTGCCCTGCGCTGTTGCGGCGCGCCCGCGCTGTGGGCCGGGCGCGACGACCTGGCCGCTGCCGCCGCCGAGGAACTGCGCGACGGGTGGAACGCGATGGGACGCCCCACGCTGGTGGTGGGGTGCCCGTCCTGTGCCACCACGTTGCGCACGCTGTTGCCCGACCTGCCCCAGACCCCGCTGTGGGTCGTGCTGGCGGAGTACGGCGTCAGCGGACAGTTGGCGACCGTTCCGGCGGCGCTCACGCTGCATGACCCCTGTGCCGCCCGCGGGGATGAACCCTTGCGGGCCACGGTGCGCGGGCTGCTGGCCGCGCGCGGGGTGGCGGTGCACGAGCCGGACCTGACCGGCCAACTCACCGAATGCTGTGGCTACGGCGGCCTGATGGCCGAGGCCGATCCCGATCTTGCCCGTACCGTCATCCAGCGCAGGGCCGATGCTTCGGACCTGCCCTTCGTCACCTACTGCGCCATGTGCCGCGACCGGCTGGCCGAGGCGGGCAGTCCTGCCAGTCACCTGCTGGACCTGCTGCTGCCGCCGCTGCCCGGCGGCAATCCGGACCCGGCAGCGCCCGGACCGCACATCACCGCCCGGCAGGAGAACCGGGCCCGGCTGCGCGACCACCTGCTGCGTGAGGTGTACGGAGAAACCCCGCCCGGAGCCACGGACGACATCGCGCGGGACGTGGCGTTGCGCATCACGCAGGATATGCGGCAGGTGATGGAGCGGCGGCGCATCCTTGATGATGATCTGCGCGGTGCAATCGCCGAGGCCGAACATACGGGCCGCTATTTTATCAACACCGATACAGGGATGCGTCTGGCCTGCCTGCGCCGGGTACGCGTCACGCATTGGGCGGGGTACGAACCCGTGACCGGCGGCGTGGAAAGTGGAACCGGCGGCGCAGCGGGGGGCGGAACTGGGGACGGAACTGAGGCTGGAGTAGGGGGCGATGCCGCGCCCGCCTACGCCATCCGGCAGGCCTATGCCCACCGCATGGTGCTGCCGCAGGGGACGCCCGCCGGGGGATGGAAGGAATCGCCCCACGAACCGGCCTATCTGCCCGCGTCCGGCAACTGGGCCTGCGCCTGCGGCGGCACGCCGCGTCCGTTGTCGGTGGAGCTGACCTACCTTGGCAGCACCTTCAACGTGCGCCTGCTGACCTGTCCGGATTGCGGGCAGGTGCTGGTGGACGAGGCCCTGGCGCTGGGCAAGATGCTTGAAGTGGAACAGTTGCTGGAGGACAAGTGA
- a CDS encoding DVU_1551 family NTP transferase, translating to MTVPSLSPFPVVGVVLAAGASSRMAPGFKPLLDLHGASVLARCVETFRQAGVSDVLVVTGHRADEVAAEATRLGAATVHNPAWREGGMFSSVRAGLGAVVGRGDETAEFGGAAGRGGAGVLLLPVDAALVRPLTVRLLLEHAAAHPDRVLMPVFDGQWGHPPLLHASVLPIILADGGGGGLRGALHRLGAHALQEVCVPDRFILRDMDTPDDYHAACADWPTRDVPTPQEARTLLAVRAVPPGGITHAEGVAAVAVRLADGLNAARTMAGQDRVPGGPSGTGARLDGELDSELDSELDSALTEAAALLHDIAKGQPRHEAAGGALLRELGFSGVAGIVSAHRDTTLADDQPLSEREVVYFADKLVRCHTVVDVKSRFGEKLAQWRHDPEAAAAIEGRMRRALALRARIEREAGRPLADILHPLSVGMPAWEPDTGGVSQAGETARAGLAISCSATAPDRSPASTGHGPEHGPECGPVRESADDGNHP from the coding sequence GTGACCGTACCCTCGCTTTCTCCATTCCCCGTTGTCGGCGTGGTGCTGGCAGCGGGCGCATCGTCGCGGATGGCTCCCGGCTTCAAGCCGCTGCTCGACCTGCACGGCGCTTCGGTGCTGGCTCGTTGCGTGGAGACGTTCCGGCAGGCGGGCGTGTCCGACGTGCTGGTGGTCACCGGACATCGGGCGGACGAGGTGGCGGCGGAGGCCACGCGGCTGGGCGCGGCCACGGTGCACAACCCGGCATGGCGCGAGGGAGGCATGTTTTCCTCGGTGCGCGCGGGGCTGGGAGCCGTGGTTGGGCGCGGCGACGAGACTGCTGAGTTTGGCGGGGCTGCTGGAAGGGGTGGGGCAGGCGTCTTGCTGCTGCCGGTGGACGCCGCGCTGGTGCGTCCCCTGACCGTGCGCCTGCTGCTGGAACACGCCGCCGCACACCCGGACCGGGTGTTGATGCCGGTGTTCGACGGACAGTGGGGGCATCCGCCGCTGCTGCATGCATCGGTATTGCCGATCATTCTGGCCGATGGCGGCGGTGGCGGCCTGCGCGGCGCGCTGCACCGGCTGGGGGCGCACGCCCTGCAAGAGGTCTGCGTGCCCGACAGGTTCATCCTGCGCGATATGGACACCCCGGACGATTACCACGCGGCCTGCGCCGACTGGCCCACCCGCGACGTGCCCACCCCGCAGGAGGCGCGCACGCTGCTGGCGGTGCGGGCCGTTCCGCCCGGCGGCATCACCCATGCCGAGGGGGTGGCCGCCGTGGCCGTGCGCCTGGCCGATGGGTTGAATGCTGCGCGCACCATGGCCGGGCAGGACCGCGTGCCGGGTGGACCATCCGGCACGGGTGCACGGCTGGACGGCGAACTGGACAGCGAACTGGACAGCGAACTCGACAGTGCACTGACGGAGGCCGCCGCCCTGCTGCACGACATCGCCAAGGGCCAGCCCCGCCACGAGGCCGCCGGGGGCGCGCTGCTGCGCGAACTGGGTTTTTCCGGTGTGGCGGGCATCGTCAGCGCGCACAGGGATACCACCCTTGCCGACGACCAGCCCCTGAGCGAGCGGGAAGTGGTTTATTTCGCGGACAAACTGGTGCGCTGCCATACCGTGGTGGACGTGAAGAGCCGCTTTGGCGAGAAATTGGCCCAATGGCGGCACGACCCGGAAGCGGCTGCCGCCATTGAAGGGCGGATGCGCCGGGCGCTGGCCCTGCGCGCGCGCATCGAGCGCGAGGCCGGACGACCGCTGGCGGACATCCTGCATCCCCTGTCCGTGGGCATGCCTGCGTGGGAACCGGATACTGGCGGTGTCAGTCAGGCCGGAGAAACCGCCCGGGCGGGACTGGCCATTTCCTGCTCCGCCACCGCGCCGGACAGGTCGCCCGCGTCCACGGGGCACGGTCCTGAGCACGGTCCTGAGTGTGGTCCCGTGCGGGAATCCGCAGACGACGGGAACCACCCATGA
- a CDS encoding DVU_1553 family AMP-dependent CoA ligase: MNRQFAAPALPDDGVPAPCPTCAVSTKHGEHGEHGEHGEHGEHGEHVGASRLAPTGQETPRSPLDPWLAARLSIPLAALSPAMVRARQGDLLREAVHRALDAPFYRTRLAGLGISHSRPHSRPLSLDDLPALPFTTPDDLREGGDALLRVADDAVARIVTLPTSGSTGAPKRLRFSDADIERTVDFFAVGMTTLCRPGDVVAIFMPGQRPDSVGDLLDRGLHRAGMQPVLLPPAASGAEHAARLAQTGAQVFVATPTQARALADAVLADPGLAPRPRTCLLSAEATPPETADRVRAALGCEVFDHWGMTETGYGGGVECAAHHGFHLREADIFVEIVDPVTGVPLPDGQTGEVVVTTLAAEAMVLLRYRTGDAAAMLPPPCRCGSPLRRLGAVQGRIRRYGNHWDIITLAKGARP, translated from the coding sequence ATGAACCGGCAATTCGCGGCCCCTGCATTGCCGGACGATGGCGTGCCCGCGCCGTGCCCCACGTGTGCCGTGTCCACGAAACATGGTGAACATGGTGAACATGGGGAGCATGGGGAACATGGGGAGCACGGGGAGCACGTAGGCGCTTCACGCCTCGCACCCACCGGGCAGGAGACGCCCCGGTCGCCGCTGGACCCGTGGCTGGCCGCGCGGCTGTCCATCCCCCTTGCTGCGCTTTCACCGGCCATGGTGCGCGCCCGGCAGGGCGACCTGCTGCGCGAGGCGGTACACCGCGCCCTGGATGCGCCGTTCTACCGCACCCGGCTGGCGGGGCTGGGTATTTCTCATTCCCGGCCTCATTCCCGCCCCCTTTCGCTGGATGACCTGCCCGCGCTGCCCTTCACCACGCCCGACGACCTGCGCGAGGGGGGCGATGCCCTGCTGCGCGTGGCCGACGACGCCGTGGCCCGCATCGTCACTCTGCCGACATCGGGCAGCACGGGGGCACCCAAGCGACTGCGCTTCAGCGATGCGGACATCGAACGCACCGTGGACTTCTTTGCGGTGGGCATGACCACCCTGTGCCGCCCCGGTGACGTGGTGGCCATCTTCATGCCCGGCCAGCGGCCCGACAGCGTGGGCGATCTGCTGGACCGTGGCCTGCACCGCGCGGGTATGCAGCCGGTGCTGCTGCCCCCGGCGGCCAGCGGGGCGGAACATGCCGCTCGACTGGCGCAAACCGGGGCGCAGGTGTTCGTGGCCACGCCCACCCAGGCCCGTGCCCTTGCCGACGCCGTGCTGGCAGACCCCGGACTGGCACCACGCCCGCGCACCTGCCTGCTGAGCGCGGAGGCCACCCCGCCGGAAACGGCGGACAGGGTGCGTGCGGCTTTGGGCTGCGAGGTATTCGACCACTGGGGCATGACCGAAACCGGATACGGCGGTGGCGTGGAATGCGCCGCCCATCACGGCTTTCACCTGCGCGAGGCGGACATTTTCGTGGAGATCGTCGATCCGGTTACCGGAGTTCCCCTGCCGGACGGGCAGACCGGCGAGGTGGTGGTGACCACCCTTGCCGCAGAGGCCATGGTGCTGCTGCGCTACCGCACGGGTGATGCGGCGGCCATGCTGCCGCCGCCATGCCGTTGCGGCAGCCCGCTGCGGCGACTGGGGGCGGTTCAGGGGCGCATTCGCCGTTACGGAAACCACTGGGATATCATTACCCTTGCCAAGGGGGCACGACCATGA
- a CDS encoding DVU_1555 family C-GCAxxG-C-C protein produces the protein MSDDAFGRVLALGAAGYCCTQIMVQLMLDVQGRDASGDGLGDGRDAVRAAGGLCRGFGLAEGACGILLGGCMAMGLCLAKGHDGEEPHDALEAMTTEFAEWFRERTAASGGISCGAILGDSGGGRPDFGKCHGLLLEAHGKMFEVLAAYGVDPTLPREG, from the coding sequence ATGAGCGACGATGCGTTCGGACGGGTACTGGCCCTTGGGGCCGCCGGGTACTGCTGTACCCAGATCATGGTCCAGCTGATGCTGGACGTGCAGGGGCGCGATGCGTCCGGTGACGGGTTGGGCGACGGACGGGACGCGGTGCGCGCTGCTGGCGGGCTGTGCCGGGGCTTCGGTCTGGCAGAAGGCGCCTGCGGCATCCTGCTGGGCGGGTGCATGGCCATGGGCCTGTGCCTGGCCAAGGGCCACGACGGGGAAGAGCCCCACGATGCGCTGGAGGCCATGACCACGGAATTCGCCGAATGGTTCCGCGAACGCACCGCCGCCAGCGGGGGCATATCGTGCGGGGCCATCTTGGGCGACAGCGGTGGCGGTCGGCCCGATTTCGGCAAATGCCACGGCTTGCTGCTGGAAGCGCACGGCAAGATGTTCGAAGTGCTGGCGGCTTACGGCGTGGACCCCACGCTGCCGCGCGAGGGCTAG
- the trsM gene encoding DVU_1556 family methyltransferase: MSVPSAVDVSGPEGPPAPKAVAAPAGDGGSVTSPLEPWEPQALRGPWEHPALRAVAGATLRPGGLALTMRALELARQLADLPHDARVADLGCGPGETVALLRQGGMTAVGLDLSASLLAEARMRNGQMPLIQADAGPDAQASAQHAPGLPLRTASLDGVFCECVLSVFPQRGTVLAELARVLRPGGVLVWTDLYVRPGRAAAVWRGPDGGPDGCEEGCEHGCTDGSEPRRSGPHSRILSCRAGAIPRADMEGMLRRAGFTVLAFEDHSRLLAELAGRLLFAGAELSDLFGCGGGGGGRPGYALLLARRDDDAQRGDTP, encoded by the coding sequence GTGAGCGTGCCGTCCGCCGTCGATGTTTCCGGGCCTGAGGGGCCTCCCGCGCCGAAGGCGGTCGCCGCGCCTGCGGGTGATGGTGGCTCGGTCACCAGTCCGCTCGAACCGTGGGAGCCTCAGGCGCTGCGCGGGCCGTGGGAGCACCCGGCCCTGCGCGCGGTGGCCGGGGCCACGCTGCGTCCCGGCGGACTGGCCCTGACCATGCGCGCGCTGGAACTGGCGCGGCAATTGGCGGATCTGCCTCATGACGCGCGGGTGGCGGACCTGGGCTGCGGCCCCGGCGAAACCGTGGCCCTGCTGCGCCAGGGGGGCATGACGGCGGTGGGGCTGGACCTTTCCGCCAGCCTGCTGGCCGAGGCGCGGATGCGCAATGGCCAGATGCCCCTGATTCAGGCGGATGCCGGGCCGGACGCGCAGGCATCCGCACAGCATGCCCCCGGTCTGCCGCTGCGCACCGCCAGCCTGGATGGCGTGTTTTGCGAATGCGTGCTCTCGGTGTTCCCGCAGCGCGGGACCGTGCTGGCGGAACTGGCGCGGGTGCTGCGTCCCGGCGGGGTGCTGGTCTGGACCGACCTGTACGTGCGTCCGGGCCGCGCGGCTGCCGTGTGGCGTGGCCCAGACGGTGGCCCAGACGGCTGTGAGGAAGGCTGTGAGCACGGTTGCACGGACGGCAGCGAACCCCGGCGCTCCGGTCCGCACTCCCGCATCCTTTCCTGCCGCGCCGGGGCCATCCCGCGCGCGGACATGGAAGGCATGCTGCGCAGAGCCGGGTTCACGGTGCTGGCGTTCGAGGATCACAGCCGCCTGCTGGCGGAACTGGCGGGCAGGCTGCTGTTTGCCGGGGCGGAACTGTCGGATCTGTTCGGCTGCGGTGGCGGTGGCGGCGGGCGGCCCGGCTACGCGCTGCTGCTGGCGCGGCGTGACGATGATGCACAACGGGGGGATACGCCATGA
- a CDS encoding XdhC family aldehyde oxidoreductase maturation factor, with protein sequence MTQFFGQLADALERDGVAVLATIVTAEGSAPRMAGARLFVRGDGQSFEGTVGGGILEARVLDACRTALGDGLARLLTFDLSADEAAGSDMICGGRVRLYVEPLRAASCPQLAPLLHETDRLTMQGRRCVLVNVLRPDAAPDCRRLLLVGEGQGADASGDLALDPGALAGLRDAVATASGPLCVEAGGLSLLADPVASPGRVVIAGAGHVGRQVGLMASLAGFRVTVLDDRPDFAKADRLPGADEVRCVTPGGDWLADLGMHEDCYVVIVTRGHRNDGEVLASALRTPARYVGMIGSRRKRDAVYRRLEEAGTPRAAIERVHSPIGLDIGAETPEEIAVSIVAELVQARAASRVRHAIPPMQA encoded by the coding sequence ATGACGCAATTCTTTGGACAACTGGCCGATGCGCTGGAGCGCGACGGCGTTGCCGTGCTGGCCACCATCGTCACGGCGGAAGGGTCCGCCCCGCGCATGGCCGGGGCGCGACTGTTCGTGCGCGGCGACGGCCAATCCTTCGAGGGCACCGTGGGCGGGGGCATTCTGGAAGCCCGCGTGCTGGATGCCTGCCGCACGGCCCTGGGCGACGGGCTGGCCCGCCTGCTCACCTTCGACCTGTCCGCCGACGAGGCCGCCGGGTCGGACATGATCTGCGGGGGCAGGGTGCGGCTGTACGTGGAACCGTTGCGCGCCGCGTCCTGTCCGCAACTGGCGCCGTTGCTGCACGAAACGGATCGCCTGACCATGCAGGGGCGGCGCTGCGTGCTGGTCAACGTACTGCGGCCCGATGCCGCGCCGGATTGCCGCCGCCTGCTGCTGGTGGGCGAAGGGCAGGGGGCGGACGCCAGCGGAGACCTGGCGCTGGACCCCGGTGCGCTGGCCGGATTGCGCGACGCCGTGGCCACGGCCAGCGGGCCGCTGTGCGTGGAGGCGGGGGGCCTGTCCCTGCTGGCCGACCCGGTGGCCTCGCCAGGGCGGGTGGTCATTGCCGGGGCCGGGCACGTGGGACGGCAGGTGGGCCTGATGGCCTCGCTGGCCGGGTTCCGGGTCACCGTGCTGGACGACCGGCCCGATTTCGCCAAAGCCGATCGGTTGCCCGGCGCGGACGAGGTGCGCTGCGTCACCCCCGGCGGTGACTGGCTGGCGGATCTCGGCATGCACGAGGACTGCTACGTGGTCATCGTCACGCGCGGGCACCGCAATGATGGCGAGGTGCTGGCCAGTGCGTTGCGCACCCCGGCCCGTTACGTGGGCATGATCGGCAGCCGCCGCAAGCGCGATGCCGTGTACCGCAGGCTGGAAGAAGCGGGAACCCCGCGCGCGGCCATCGAGCGGGTGCATTCGCCCATCGGGCTGGACATCGGGGCGGAAACGCCCGAGGAAATAGCCGTGAGCATCGTGGCGGAACTGGTGCAGGCACGGGCTGCCAGCCGGGTGCGCCACGCTATTCCGCCCATGCAGGCCTGA